Within the Thermostichus lividus PCC 6715 genome, the region AGTAACTGCGGCTGTGAACGTGGAACAGGTGTTGGATGCTGCGGCGCACGGTAGGCGATCGCTCCCCCAACTGAAACAGGCGTTCTAACTCCTGTAGATACTCCCGGTTCGTCCAATGGCTTTGTACCCGTAGCCACCCCGCCTCTTGTAAACGGTATAAAAGCGCCATATAGAGTGCACGACACGCACCACTGTAGTCCCCAGCGAGTTGCCGAGCTTGGGCAAGCTCTAGCCACTCATGCACTAGCTTAGGTCGCTCTCTTGGGGTGGTTACTGGCATCGTCTGCAAGGGGCGCGATCGCCGCTGCCACCATCGCCACAGCCAACGTCCTAGTAAGTAAAGACTCAGGCCAAGAACCAACAGTAACAACCAGCGGAACAGCCATTGCACCCATGCTTCAAAGGTTGCACTCTCCTGCCACAGCGGTGAAGCTTCCGTGCGGAACAATTCTAGGAAGAAGTATTCTAGGGCTTCACTCAGTTGCCGCCACAGGCGATCGCCTTGCCAGCGGAGGGTTTCCAAAAAGGTCACGGGGGAGTCAGTAGATCAGAAGAGATCAGAACTTATGCCTCCGATTGTCGCACAAATAACACTGGGCACTCCGCATAGACCCGCACATAGTCCGACAACGACGTCCCTAAGAGTCGATCTAAATCCGGCAAGCTGCGGGCAATGGAGGGGCGGCGATCCGGAGACCCCAGTACCAGTAGATCTGCATTGGTATCGGCGGCAATTCGGCAGATCTCTTCTGCGGGTTTACCGGTAGCGAGGACGCACTGGCAATCAATCCCCCGCTGTTTGGCAAGCCGCGCTGCCTCTGCAAGCACTGGATCCGTTTCTGCTGAACCCGTTTGAATATCAGAATGGCCTTTGAGATCTGGGTTGACATGGGCAACGATTAACTTCCCCCCCTTTAAGCCATCCATTAATCGCACTGCTAACTCCAAGGATGCCTTGGCGGCAGGCTGGGCATTGAGAGCCACCATAATGCGGTTAATTTTTTTCACGAACAGATCATCGCGCACCAAGAGCATGGGCCGTGAGGACAGCTGAAAGACGTACTGACTCACGGAGTTCGCTAGGATAGACTGCAACCGTTTGAGGCCACGGGAGCCCATGATAATCAAATCCGCATTGATCTCATCGGCAACTTGCAGCACGGTGTCTTTCGGGTCGCCTTCCCGCAACAGGGTATTGACGCTAATTACCGGATCGAGGTGCAGACGTGCCACTGCCTCCGCCAGCAGCTTCGCCCCCGCTTGGCGTTGTTCCGCCATGTCTTCGGCAGTAATTTTCGGGGGAATCACATGGAGCACGGTCACCGCCGCTCGCTGAATCGCTGGCAGTTCCATCAGCGACTTGAGCATTTGTTCGGATTGTCCTGTTCCCGAGTCTGCCAATAGAATATTTTCAATCATAGGTATCAAACTCCCAGAGGTTGGTGATCATCACGGCACGGATGGCCACTATTGACGATCTTAGGTCTGGGTGCCGGCGTTCTAGCAGAACTCCACAAATCTTAGAACCAACGGATTTGCGCTCCCGGTTCCTTGGCGGCGGCGGCTAAGGTCTCTACTGCGGTGGCCACGCTCACCGAGCCGATGTCGCCGTCGGCACGGCTGCGGATACTCAGGGTGTTGCTCTCCACTTCTTTTGCACCCACAATGGCCATGACTGGAATTTTCTGGGTTTCAGCATTGCGAATCTGTTTGCCGAGGCGATCGCCACTGCTATCTACACTGCTGCGTACCCCAACCGCTGCCAACTGCGCCGCTACCCCTGCAGCAAAAGGACGCTGCTCATCGCTAACGGGCAACAGACGCACCTGCTCCGGTGCCAGCCAGAAGGGAAAATCGCCAGCGTACTCCTCAATTAAAATGCCAATCAGCCGCTCTAGGGAGCCAAAGGGAGCACGATGAATCATCACTGGGCGGCGGCGGGTATTATCCTCGGCAATGTACTCTAAGTCAAAGCGCTCTGGCAGGTTATAGTCCACCTGAACCGTCCCCAGTTGCCACTCGCGGCCAAGGGCATCTTCAAAAATAAAGTCTAGCTTGGGGCCATAGAAGGCTGCTTCCCCAATGCCTAAAAAATAATCCATCCCCAGTTGCTCGACGGCCCGTTGGATGGCACCTTCGGCTTTCGACCATGCCTCCTCAGAGCCAATATACTTATCAGAACTCGGATCGCGGAAACTAAGGCGGGCTTTGAATTTATTGAGGTGCAAGCAGCGAAACACCGCCAGAATTAAATCCACAACATTCAAAAATTCGCTATCCAGTTGCTCTGGGGTAACAAACAGGTGCGAGTCATCCACCGTAAAGCCCCGCACCCGCGTCAGCCCCCCTAGCTCCCCGGACTGTTCGTAACGATACACCGTGCCAAACTCCGCAAGGCGCAGGGGTAAATCGCGGTAAGAGCGTAGCTCGCTTTTGTAGATCTGAATATGAAACGGGCAGTTCATGGGCTTGAGGACGAACCCCTGTTCCTGCGCAGCAGCAGCCTCATCCTCAGCCATGAGGGGGAACATATCCTCTTTATACTTTTGCCAATGGCCTGAGGTCTTGAACAAATCGACGCGGGCAATGTGGGGGGTCACAACGGGAAGGTACCCTCGCCGCAATTGCTCCTGCTTAAGGAAGTCTTCGAGGGTGGAGCGCAGAATGGTGCCTTTGGGCGTCCACAGGGGTAACCCTGGCCCGACGGGGTCAGCAAAGATAAACAGCCCCAGTTCTTTTCCCAGTTTGCGGTGATCGCGGCGGAGGGCTTCGGCTTTGCGGCGTTTGTATTCCGCGAGTTGTTCGGGGGTTTCCCAAGCGGTGCCGTAGATGCGTTGCAGTTGTGCCTTGGTTTCGTCACCGCGCCAGTAAGCACCGGCAACACTTTCAAGGGCGATCGCCTTCGGGTTAATGTCGCCCGTATTTTCGACGTGAGGCCCCGCACACAAATCCCACCATTCATCGCCAAGATGGTAAATGGTAATTGGCTCTTGCAGATCTTCAAGAATTTCTAGCTTATAGGGTTCACCCAGTGCCTTGATCCGCCGCCGTGCTTCCTCACGACTCACTTCCTCGCGAATCACCGGCAGGTTGCGTTTGATAATTTTGACCATTTCCTTCTCGATCTGTTTTAGATCTTTTTCACTGAAGGGGTCAGGGTTATCAAAGTCGTAGTAAAACCCATTCTCAATCCACGGCCCAATGGTTACCTGTGCCTTCGGGAAAAGTTTTTGCACTGCCATCGCCAGTATGTGGGAGGTCGTATGGCGAATGCGCTTAATCTGCTCTGATTCACTCGTTTTCGGAAGATGGATAGGCTCAGGGGAAACGTCGTTGGACATAGAAAAGCCGCAGGTGAAGCTTAAGGTAAGACTTCTATTGTATCTTGGGTTTGATAATTTTGACCATTTCCTTCTCGATCTGTTTTAGATCTTTTTCACTGAAGGGGTCAGGGTTATCAAAG harbors:
- a CDS encoding universal stress protein, translating into MIENILLADSGTGQSEQMLKSLMELPAIQRAAVTVLHVIPPKITAEDMAEQRQAGAKLLAEAVARLHLDPVISVNTLLREGDPKDTVLQVADEINADLIIMGSRGLKRLQSILANSVSQYVFQLSSRPMLLVRDDLFVKKINRIMVALNAQPAAKASLELAVRLMDGLKGGKLIVAHVNPDLKGHSDIQTGSAETDPVLAEAARLAKQRGIDCQCVLATGKPAEEICRIAADTNADLLVLGSPDRRPSIARSLPDLDRLLGTSLSDYVRVYAECPVLFVRQSEA
- the thrS gene encoding threonine--tRNA ligase, which codes for MSNDVSPEPIHLPKTSESEQIKRIRHTTSHILAMAVQKLFPKAQVTIGPWIENGFYYDFDNPDPFSEKDLKQIEKEMVKIIKRNLPVIREEVSREEARRRIKALGEPYKLEILEDLQEPITIYHLGDEWWDLCAGPHVENTGDINPKAIALESVAGAYWRGDETKAQLQRIYGTAWETPEQLAEYKRRKAEALRRDHRKLGKELGLFIFADPVGPGLPLWTPKGTILRSTLEDFLKQEQLRRGYLPVVTPHIARVDLFKTSGHWQKYKEDMFPLMAEDEAAAAQEQGFVLKPMNCPFHIQIYKSELRSYRDLPLRLAEFGTVYRYEQSGELGGLTRVRGFTVDDSHLFVTPEQLDSEFLNVVDLILAVFRCLHLNKFKARLSFRDPSSDKYIGSEEAWSKAEGAIQRAVEQLGMDYFLGIGEAAFYGPKLDFIFEDALGREWQLGTVQVDYNLPERFDLEYIAEDNTRRRPVMIHRAPFGSLERLIGILIEEYAGDFPFWLAPEQVRLLPVSDEQRPFAAGVAAQLAAVGVRSSVDSSGDRLGKQIRNAETQKIPVMAIVGAKEVESNTLSIRSRADGDIGSVSVATAVETLAAAAKEPGAQIRWF
- a CDS encoding DUF4129 domain-containing protein, producing the protein MTFLETLRWQGDRLWRQLSEALEYFFLELFRTEASPLWQESATFEAWVQWLFRWLLLLVLGLSLYLLGRWLWRWWQRRSRPLQTMPVTTPRERPKLVHEWLELAQARQLAGDYSGACRALYMALLYRLQEAGWLRVQSHWTNREYLQELERLFQLGERSPTVRRSIQHLFHVHSRSYYGGEALDAQTLATCQAAYFDIEPQLQSPSR